A window of the Candida orthopsilosis Co 90-125, chromosome 1 draft sequence genome harbors these coding sequences:
- a CDS encoding Gna1 Glucosamine-6-phosphate acetyltransferase, protein MTQEEVRMSLPEGYSFRKLKSTDYSNNYIETLKVLTTVGDISQKQFDNLFTTWAKNPEIYQPHVIVNSSGTIVATGMLFIESKLIHECGKVGHIEDISVAASEQGKKLGNYLVRSLSLLAQNSGCYKVILDCSPHNVGFYEKCGYKNDGIEMVQRF, encoded by the coding sequence ATGACCCAAGAAGAAGTTAGAATGTCCTTACCAGAGGGTTATTCATTTcgaaaattgaaatcaactgATTATTCCAACAACTATATTGAAACATTAAAAGTGCTAACAACGGTAGGAGATATAagtcaaaaacaatttgacaatttatTTACCACTTGGGCCAAAAACCCAgaaatttatcaaccaCATGTCATTGTAAACTCTTCGGgaacaattgttgcaaCTGGAATGCTATTTATAGAATCAAAGCTTATACATGAGTGTGGTAAAGTTGGTCATATTGAAGATATATCAGTAGCTGCTAGTGAACAAGGTAAGAAGTTAGGTAATTATCTTGTTAGATCCTTGAGTTTACTTGCTCAAAACAGTGGATGTTACAAGGTGATATTGGATTGTTCGCCTCATAATGTTGGATTTTATGAAAAATGTGGGTACAAGAATGATGGAATAGAAATGGTACAACGATTTTAG
- a CDS encoding Smx2 protein (3 introns; similar to C. parapsilosis CPAR2_211300 and C. albicans orf19.836.1; S. cerevisiae homolog SMX2 role in nuclear mRNA splicing, via spliceosome and localizes to U1 snRNP, U4/U6 x U5 tri-snRNP complex, U2-type prespliceosome, U5 snRNP), translated as MPVTEPELKAYLDKKVSVQLNGSRKVIGILRGYDIFLNVTISDALEERIDGEKLNIGITVIRGNSIVSLEVCIYFIYISHPELAFDLNPY; from the exons ATGCCCGTAACAGAACCAGAACTCAAAGCA TACTTGGATAAAAAGGTTTCGGTTCAGCTAAATGGATCAAGAAAAGTCATTGGAATATTACGAGGTTACGAC ATATTTTTAAACGTTACAATTTCAGATGCTTTGGAAGAAAGGATAGATGGCGAGAAATTAAACATAGGAATAACG GTCATCAGAGGTAACTCAATTGTATCATTAGAAGTATGTATAtattttatatatatatcacATCCAGAGCTAGCTTTCGATTTGAATCCATACTAA
- a CDS encoding Mnl1 protein (S. cerevisiae homolog MNL1 has carbohydrate binding, mannosyl-oligosaccharide 1,2-alpha-mannosidase activity, has role in ER-associated protein catabolic process and localizes to endoplasmic reticulum lumen) has product MVIKLANRPILFLWTLCCILRFCVPDSSYNSSFTPDHIRYLKSETTQLFQHAWKSYMDYGFPFDEVRPISCEPYGPDYRDYSNTVRNDAMANISSTLLDNIDTLIIMEQWDDLEFALRYLRDNQADFFNQDAIVQVFETTIRFLGGLLSAHLILTDVTNKDIALPSSYDRLRKISANYDGFLLDMAYDLGLRLIPSYKTKTNIPFPRINLRTGLKKVPPSLQKDVCTSGVTTPVLEFTLLSRLTGDFQFEYYTQQSFWKLWSSKSALNLMPMSIDPFSNQWKDTITGIGASIDSFYEYAAKSAIIFNDDAMWSVFHTSYKALLTHSAQVNHDTMIFPNVGTEDGVIFSDWIDSLGAFWSGLQVLTGHLTHAIRTHVVYLKIWDYFDSIPERWIYVHHNRNKRKKFKADDSIALEWYPLRPEFIESTYYLYRATKDPMYLHIGERILDLFNTKFKAECGFSGIQNIKTGERQNRMETFVLGETLKYLYLLFDEEDEVFLHRPELMGSKNWVFSTEAHPLWFHKGLSKRRSSQFNAYAAGVIPSDITDEQFTPAIIRNTTVRKSRMYEIPGHDTIPYVGKKDPFSDRFDTCELNPLVKSTNGLLKSSYYNWSNLFGADFVYSKSLIKPSYANKTNLDGSYIELSRSFFDKFTTFDTPLTSKRMPSTTSYEVFWGDIKDSGFAEVSELTFIGQNTTESIILPGDLWVPALSGLRIMVEELKLGSIESRNVVVMEEHISRIQDDSTNDNSIKMAPDTILRIRRINGVEVKQGAIIWTLPFEPSPGDKGEIRITKEGRIVIQGNVVENLIVWYG; this is encoded by the coding sequence ATGGTCATTAAGCTAGCGAATAGACCGATTTTGTTCTTATGGACGCTATGTTGTATACTCAGATTTTGTGTCCCAGATTCAAGCTATAACTCATCATTTACACCAGATCACATACGATATCTCAAGAGTGAAACCACGCAGTTATTCCAACATGCATGGAAGTCGTATATGGACTATGGGTTCCCCTTTGATGAAGTACGACCAATCAGTTGTGAGCCATATGGACCTGATTATCGAGATTACTCTAACACCGTGAGGAATGATGCAATGGCAAATATTTCACTGACATTGTTGGATAATATTGACACATTGATAATCATGGAGCAATGGGATGACTTGGAGTTTGCACTAAGATATCTTAGGGATAATCAAGCtgattttttcaatcaagatgCGATTGTTCAAGTGTTTGAAACGACAATTCGGTTCTTGGGTGGATTGTTGAGTGctcatttgattttgacgGATGTGACTAACAAAGACATTGCACTACCGTCATCATATGATAGACTTAGGAAAATTTCTGCAAACTATGATGGTTTCCTATTGGATATGGCCTATGATCTAGGCCTTAGACTTATACCATCATACAAGACAAAGACAAATATTCCCTTCCCACGAATCAATTTGAGAACGGGGTTGAAAAAAGTGCCACCTTCTTTACAAAAAGACGTGTGTACGTCAGGTGTGACGACACCAGTATTGGAGTTCACTTTACTTTCTCGATTAACTGGCGATTTCCAATTCGAATACTACACGCAACAAtcattttggaaactttGGTCGTCTAAACTGGCTTTGAACTTGATGCCAATGTCTATAGACCCATTCTCAAATCAATGGAAAGATACAATAACAGGAATTGGAGCATCTATTGATTCCTTTTATGAATATGCAGCCAAGTCAGCCATTATTtttaatgatgatgcaaTGTGGTCGGTCTTTCACACTTCTTACAAAGCATTACTCACTCATCTGGCACAAGTGAATCATGATACGATGATATTTCCCAATGTGGGAACCGAGGATGGTGTTATTTTTAGTGATTGGATAGATTCGCTAGGAGCCTTTTGGTCCGGATTACAAGTATTGACTGGCCACTTGACTCATGCAATCAGGACACATGTAgtgtatttgaaaatatggGACTATTTTGATCTGATTCCTGAGAGATGGATCTATGTTCACCATAATAGAAACAAGAGGAAAAAATTCAAAGctgatgattcaattgcattGGAATGGTATCCTTTAAGACCAGAGTTTATTGAAAGTACCTATTATTTATATCGTGCAACAAAAGATCCAATGTATTTGCATATAGGAGAAAGAATCCttgatttattcaatactAAATTCAAAGCTGAATGTGGATTTAGTGGAAtacaaaatatcaaaactGGAGAACGACAAAATAGAATGGAAACTTTTGTCTTGGGAGAAACTTTAAAgtatttgtatttgttatTCGATGAGGAAGATGAGGTGTTTCTTCATAGACCTGAGTTGATGGGCTCAAAGAATTGGGTATTTTCAACTGAAGCGCACCCATTGTGGTTCCACAAAGGTTTGAGTAAAAGGCGAAGCTCTCAATTCAATGCCTACGCAGCTGGCGTTATTCCCAGTGATATAACTGATGAACAATTCACACCAGCAATTATCAGAAATACCACAGTTCGAAAGTCTCGCATGTATGAAATTCCAGGTCATGATACAATACCGTATGTTGGAAAAAAAGACCCATTTTCTGACCGATTCGATACATGCGAATTGAACCCATTGGTGAAAAGTACAAATGGCCTTCTTAAATCGAGTTATTACAATTGGTCGAATTTATTTGGGGCGGATTTTGTATATTCCAAGTCATTAATTAAGCCACTGTACGCCAACAAAACTAATTTGGATGGCAGTTATATCGAATTGAGTCGATCGTTCTTTGATAAGTTTACCACTTTTGATACACCACTAACTTCCAAAAGGATGCCATCAACAACTAGTTATGAAGTGTTTTGGGGAGATATAAAGGATTCTGGTTTTGCCGAGGTGTCGGAGTTGACATTTATCGGACAAAACACAACCGAGTCCATCATCTTGCCTGGTGATTTATGGGTTCCAGCTTTACTGGGATTGAGAATCATGGTGgaagagttgaaattgggctcaattgaatcaagaaATGTTGTAGTTATGGAAGAACATATTCTGCGCATTCAAGATGATAGCACCAACGATAATTCCATAAAGATGGCTCCCGATACTATATTGAGGATCAGGAGAATCAATGGGGTAGAAGTCAAACAGGGAGCTATAATTTGGACATTGCCGTTTGAACCTAGTCCAGGGGATAAAGGTGAAATCCGTATTACTAAAGAAGGGCGCATTGTCATACAAGGAAATGTTGTCGAGAACTTGATTGTATGGTATGGATAG
- a CDS encoding Gpi13 protein (major facilitator superfamily protein), with product MEEIDYDLNKFRVPPPKVAQPPTRSKIRQQKLKYAFIGYIVVLVFLAITQFIGVGFFTSGFLLSRDVLPNIAECGSSRDSSCVSPRFDKAVILVIDALRFDFVIPVDESREYYHNNFPILYDLAQEDSGVLLKFIADPPTTTLQRLKGLTTGSLPTIIDAGSNFNGDAIDEDNWLLQLRKINKTIAFMGDDTWTALFDEYIDPKLNFPYDSLNVWDLHTVDNGVIEHLFPLLENEQNWDMLIGHFLGVDHVGHRYGPRHYSMKEKLNQMNDVISKVVADLDDDTLLIVFGDHGMDYTGNHGGDAPDELESTLFMYSKKQKFFKKEKNSYDITNKGVNYRQVNQIDLVPTISLLLGLPIPFNNLGFPIDEAFGNAKEALVAGKLTIEQIKRFRDLTPSLSDSLLEQYEDLIRSYKSKATDLNLIEQMKQYQFQSLEQCKSLWARFDLRFMGMGIVVLFLSLTFMITYARSIPAVRVSTLSFEFIGSVVAMSIIGVVLSFSVYIVLKPGDFTLKICLCIGAVLGMVVGFWAPIMDRFSVEFIWHQTVDFFQFNFNSWSFMGIVFVTLHCLMFASNSYVVWEDKMVSFFLLSFGASCVYALAVKVNLSKEAKVLGISHAITFVVLTRVASMVTACREEQKPYCETTFTTSWWSIVVLHALTYLLPAFIKSFYKLSDSYYSAAPLWIGTGLKFLLFMNAMYWTFEYVQNDEFFNTARFTISEPLLKSLKLAIARLVLFISLVLANFSWSRGPLCVKLELVKTKDDESSSDSDDMKSQRSASILGYGNVYGSSYFLLVLNFTIAVMLTTKPIGAICISILIIQILSLLEIIEELGLRRNLVSPIIFGLLGYQHFFSTGHQATIPSIQWELGFMTTETIVFPFTHLNIVLNTFGPFFLVALAVPLITIWKIVPSPKPITVLSQIITNITTLSTYFLFTGLSSSIFAAHFRRHLMVWKIFAPRFMLSAMLIISINIFLIVVTLWGSGKVLRQVNRIFGK from the coding sequence ATGGAAGAGATTGACTATGATCTAAATAAATTTAGAGTACCACCCCCGAAAGTAGCTCAACCTCCAACTAGGTCGAAAATACGGCAACAAAAGCTCAAATATGCATTCATTGGATATATCGTAGTACTAGTGTTTTTAGCAATTACACAATTTATAGGGGTTGGATTCTTCACGCTGGGATTCTTATTATCAAGAGATGTACTACCTAATATAGCTGAATGTGGAAGTAGCCGCGATTCATCATGTGTGCTGCCTCGATTTGACAAAGCAGTGATTTTAGTTATTGATGCGTTAcgatttgattttgttattCCGGTTGATGAGTCTCGTGAGTATTATCATAATAATTTCCCCATCTTGTATGATTTAGCTCAGGAGGATAGTGGGgtcttgttgaaatttattgCTGATCCACCAACTACTACCTTACAACGATTGAAAGGATTGACCACAGGGTCACTCCCCACAATCATTGACGCGGGGTCTAATTTTAATGGAGAtgctattgatgaagacaaTTGGTTGTTACAATTGCGTAAGATAAACAAAACTATCGCATTTATGGGTGATGATACGTGGACTGCTTTGTTCGATGAGTATATTGACCCTAAACTCAATTTTCCGTACGATTCATTAAATGTATGGGATTTACATACTGTTGATAATGGAGTTATCGAGCACCTATTTCCTTTGTTGGAGAACGAACAGAACTGGGATATGTTAATTGGTCATTTCTTGGGGGTTGATCATGTGGGCCATCGATATGGACCAAGACATTATTCAATGAAGgaaaaattaaatcaaatgaatgaTGTTATTAGCAAAGTTGTCGctgatttggatgatgatacattgttgattgtgtttGGTGATCATGGCATGGATTATACTGGGAATCATGGCGGCGATGCCCctgatgaattggaaagtACGTTGTTTATGTATTCAAAGAAAcagaaatttttcaaaaaggaaaagaacTCGTATGATATTACTAATAAAGGTGTTAATTATAGGCAGgttaatcaaattgatttggtaCCTACTATATCGTTACTCCTAGGGCTTCCAATTCCATTCAATAATCTTGGGTTTCCTATAGATGAAGCTTTTGGAAATGCCAAAGAAGCATTAGTTGCGGGAAAGTTAActattgaacaaattaaaCGATTTAGAGACTTGACACCAAGTTTATCTGACTCATTACTTGAACAATATGAAGATTTGATCAGATCTTATAAATCGAAAGCAACTGATTTGAACTTAATTGAGCAAAtgaaacaatatcaatttcaatcattgGAACAATGTAAATCACTATGGGCAAGATTTGATTTGCGATTTATGGGAATGGGGATTGTCgttttgtttttatcaTTAACATTTATGATCACTTATGCTAGATCCATTCCTGCAGTGAGAGTACTGactctttcttttgaattcattgGGTCAGTAGTTGCAATGTCAATAATTGGAGTTGTTTTGAGTTTTTCCGTTTATATTGTCCTCAAACCCGGTGACTTCACATTAAAAATTTGCCTTTGTATTGGAGCCGTACTAGGTATGgttgttggattttggGCTCCAATAATGGATAGATTTAGTGTTGAATTTATCTGGCACCAAACGGTTgattttttccaatttaatttcaatagTTGGTCGTTCATGggaattgtttttgttacTTTGCATTGTCTTATGTTTGCTTCGAATTCGTATGTTGTTTGGGAAGACAAAATGGTGCTGTTTTTCTTGCTTTCTTTTGGTGCTAGTTGTGTTTATGCATTGGCAGTAAAGGTTAATTTGTCCAAAGAGGCCAAGGTTTTGGGGATTAGTCATGCAATTAcgtttgttgttttaaCGAGAGTTGCATCAATGGTTACTGCATGCAGAGAGGAACAGAAACCATATTGTGAAACGACTTTTACTACTTCATGGTGGTCAATTGTTGTACTCCATGCACTCACGTATTTGCTTCCTGCATTCATCAAATCTTTTTACAAGTTATCAGATTCATATTATTCAGCAGCTCCATTATGGATAGGCACAGGACTCAAGTTTCTTTTATTTATGAATGCCATGTATTGGACATTCGAGTATGttcaaaatgatgaatttttcaatactgCTCGATTCACCATTAGTGAACcattattgaaatctttgaaacttgcaattgcaagacttgtattgtttatttCATTGGTGTTGGCAAATTTCAGTTGGTCACGAGGTCCACTTTGTGTGAAATTAGAGTTGGTAAAAACTAAAGACGATGAAAGTCTGAGTGATTCTGATGATATGAAGAGTCAACGATCAGCTTCGATTTTAGGATATGGCAATGTTTATGGATCATCTTATTTTTTACTTGTGTTGAATTTCACTATTGCAGTAATGTTAACCACTAAACCAATTGGTGCTATATGCATTAGTATTTTGATCATACAAATCCTATCCTTacttgaaatcattgaagaattgggGTTAAGAAGAAACTTGGTCTCTCCAATCATTTTCGGCTTACTTGGGTATCAACATTTTTTCAGCACTGGCCATCAAGCAACCATTCCTTCAATACAATGGGAATTGGGGTTCATGACAACTGAGACAATAGTATTTCCATTCACTCATTTAAATATTGTGTTAAACACATTTGGCCCATTCTTTTTGGTTGCTTTAGCAGTTCCATTAATCACTATCTGGAAGATTGTCCCATCACCAAAACCAATAACAGTATTGTCACAAATTATCACAAATATAACTACACTTAGTACATATTTCTTGTTCACTGGTTTAAGCAGTTCTATATTCGCTGCTCATTTTAGACGTCATTTGATGGTGTGGAAAATATTTGCACCTAGATTCATGCTTAGTGCAATGTTGATTATATCGATAAACATTTTCTTAATTGTTGTTACATTATGGGGTTCAGGCAAGGTGTTGAGACAAGTCAATAGAATATTCGGTAAATAG
- a CDS encoding Sch9 protein kinase (involved in growth control) gives MADFAKSIFGLVNYHKKETSQSPTPPPSSSSNTNQSIHQSQEFKPEQLSNDFTINHYQQQQQQQIHHHPQQYSQQYEEHGVNKYVPKGLVNVAPTTATAVSTTSSVYGTTSSNINNDPGAYLNQTFKANDLQPQQHNAFRNNSPYQASSNSQTQFNETRKQDQSACVTDPSPMIITTDETGQTINTSGNNTQPKGKLKVTIIEARDIQATQPYAVCTFESSEFVTNGPDSFGKSPMTGGGHSGPRNMYNANHGSRALPMKNHHQRPQLYQRQLSTPHLNLAGESTNPIWNHEATFDVVGSKSELDISVYDAARDDAFLGHVRIFPSTVKNKKSPSEWLQLGARIVGERVSSGSIQIKWEYTSYDGKKAYGPDDFEFLRLLGKGTFGQVFQVKKKDTSRIYAMKILSKKVIVKKKEIAHTIGERNILVRTSAAASPFIVGLKFSFQTPADLFLVTDYMSGGELFWHLQKDGRFSEERAKFYIAELVLALEHLHDNDIVYRDLKPENILLDANGHIALCDFGLSKANLNNDGTTNTFCGTTEYLAPEILLDESGYTKMVDFWSLGVLIFEMCCGWSPFYADNTQQMYKNIAFGKVRFPKEILSSEGRSFVKGLLNRNPRHRLGATDDARELKAHPFFADIDWALLKTKSIPPPFKPHITSETDTSNFDPEFTSESTSALKKQMEMASTPLSPGVQANFKGFTYVDDSAMDDHFGRSYRMNTFKNPGSFIPGDPNLPPAEDAVDDDQIDEEDEMELDEEDHQMDDEFVNGRFDL, from the coding sequence ATGGCAGACTTTGCAAAGTCCATTTTTGGACTTGTAAACTACCACAAGAAAGAGACCAGTCAGTCTCCTACACCTCCTCCTAGCTCATCGTCTAACACTaaccaatcaattcacCAATCACAAGAGTTTAAACCAGAACAATTATCCAACGATTTTACAATAAACCACtaccaacagcaacaacaacaacaaattcatcatcacccACAACAATACAGCCAGCAATATGAAGAACATGGAGTCAATAAATACGTGCCAAAAGGGTTGGTGAATGTTGCACCAACAACTGCAACTGCGGTATCAACCACTTCCTCGGTTTATGGCACCACCTCATCCAACATAAACAATGACCCAGGTGCATATTTAAACCAAACTTTCAAAGCTAATGATTTACAACCGCAACAACATAATGCATTTCGTAACAATTCCCCATATCAAGCTAGCTCCAATTCACAAACCCAATTTAACGAAACTCGTAAACAAGACCAATCAGCATGTGTGACTGACCCATCACCAATGATTATAACAACTGATGAAACCGGACAAACTATCAACACCAGTGGCAACAATACTCAACCAAAAGGTAAACTTAAGGTTACTATAATAGAGGCAAGGGACATTCAAGCCACCCAACCTTATGCTGTATGTACATTTGAAAGTTCAGAATTCGTCACTAATGGACCAGACtcatttggtaaatcaCCAATGACGGGAGGTGGCCACTCTGGTCCAAGAAACATGTATAATGCAAATCATGGACTGAGAGCATTACCTATGAAAAATCACCATCAAAGACCACAATTATACCAGCGGCAATTATCTACGCCACACTTGAATTTAGCAGGTGAATCAACCAACCCTATATGGAATCATGAAGCTACCTTTGATGTGGTAGGTTCCAAATCCGAACTTGACATTTCAGTATACGATGCTGCCAGAGACGATGCATTTCTTGGCCATGTGAGAATATTTCCGTCTACtgtaaaaaataaaaaatcCCCTAGCGAGTGGTTACAACTTGGGGCAAGAATAGTAGGAGAAAGAGTTTCATCGGGTTCTATTCAAATTAAATGGGAATATACTTCATATGATGGGAAAAAGGCATATGGTcctgatgattttgaattcCTCAGATTATTAGGTAAAGGAACTTTTGGGCAGGTTTTCCAagtgaaaaagaaggataCATCGAGAATCTATGCCATGAAGATTTTGTCAAAGAAGGTtattgtaaaaaaaaaggaaatcGCTCACACTATAGGAGAAAGAAATATTTTGGTTCGTACATCTGCAGCTGCATCACCattcattgttggattgaaattttcatttcaaaCTCCAGCAGATTTATTTTTGGTTACCGATTACATGTCTGGAGGAGAGTTGTTTTGGCATTTGCAAAAAGATGGTCGTTTTTCCGAAGAGCGGGCTAAATTCTATATCGCTGAGTTGGTTTTAGCTTTGGAACATTTACATGATAATGATATTGTTTATcgtgatttgaaaccagAAAACATTCTTCTTGATGCCAATGGGCATATTGCATTATGTGATTTTGGTCTTTCTAAAgccaatttgaataatgatGGAACTACAAATACATTCTGTGGGACCACAGAGTACCTTGCGCCGGAGATTTTGTTGGATGAATCAGGATATACCAAAATGGTCGACTTTTGGTCTCTTGGGgtattgatttttgaaatgtgtTGTGGATGGTCACCATTTTATGCTGATAATACTCAACAAATGTATAAAAATATTGCCTTTGGTAAAGTTAGATTCCCCAAGGAGATTCTCAGTTCTGAAGGAAGATCATTCGTCAAAGGCCTTTTGAATAGAAACCCAAGGCATAGACTAGGTGCTACTGATGATGCAAGGGAATTGAAAGCTCATCCATTTTTTGCTGATATAGATTGggcattgttgaaaaccAAGAGTATACCACCACCTTTCAAACCTCATATCACATCGGAAACCGATacatccaattttgatcCTGAGTTTACTTCTGAGTCGACATCAGCgttgaaaaaacaaatgGAGATGGCATCTACTCCATTATCCCCGGGAGTCCAAGCAAATTTCAAAGGGTTTACCTATGTCGATGATTCAGCAATGGACGATCATTTTGGTAGATCGTACCGTATGAATACGTTCAAAAACCCTGGTTCTTTTATACCAGGTGATCCTAATTTACCACCTGCAGAAGATGCCGTTGATGACGATCAAATAGACGAAGAGGATGAAATGGAACTTGATGAGGAAGACCATCAAATGGATGATGAATTCGTCAATGGTAGATTTGACTTATag